A window of Komagataella phaffii GS115 chromosome 1, complete sequence contains these coding sequences:
- a CDS encoding Vacuolar protein sorting-associated protein 70, producing the protein MSSDSNSESDCLTLDNPNPSYGSVLRRLSNASTKSVWSKIERGRRLQQRMRFWHYCLFGAFVIIVFNLIFLPRTSLSRDLRRLHGDGLTDSDLKRIYLNELASPDSLEWLYEEDLTRNMREKFEEYGLKTSLSEYYVTLNEPKKVSVSLILDQNVVYTPELEGDEGRVAFHAFSANGTATGPLVFANHGTFEDFETLRGELEEALKGSVVLIKYSDLILPSLQVEIAEKFGVAGVLLFNDPADDHIDGKPFPSGPARNPQSTQRDTVNNIANSPGDPATPGWASKKHSRKLGNQQIPSVPSIPISFEAAKPMLDTLNGKKITKFPYPLNSTKHTVVLENIQEYKPKIITNVVGTIPGILGTEEIIVGSHRDSWTKFGEGDPISGTKTMLSMIQGFSKLLDLGYKPLRNIKFVSWDASKYGLIGSTEYAEDHQRYIRKNTLCYFNLDTAISGSTFYVGSHPMLKNLVIDASRTVLSPSSIKEEDYLYDYWLKQDNLTVETLGSGGDFSVFQNHLGVPSVQIGFVNGPGDAVFHKHSSFDNKVWMEKYGDPEGKKLDTISKFIGMLTLMLSESEVAHFNVDTYSTLTTDLYNNLINCKTINKWKNYYILEQEHPVCKKVWKQLNSGQVSGIKFVHLLDLVKSNFLKWNSASLIFHKYMKDLQEEIVEDYPWFKYYKKIKIAVQIKLANLKLVSLDNHMLIDEGLPKRPWMKHTILGSDRLTGQAILFPGLSEAIDEVNYEETVKWLMILSDKLESITSALSR; encoded by the coding sequence ATGTCAAGTGACAGTAACTCAGAATCAGATTGTTTAACCTTGGATAATCCAAATCCTTCATATGGTTCCGTACTTCGTCGCCTTAGTAATGCTAGTACGAAGAGTGTTTGGTCTAAAATAGAACGGGGAAGGAGGCTGCAACAGAGGATGCGATTCTGGCACTATTGTCTCTTTGGAGCATTTGTAATAATTGTTTTCAACCTGATTTTTTTGCCCCGGACCTCGCTAAGTAGGGACCTGAGACGATTGCATGGTGATGGACTAACCGACTCAGATCTGAAGAGGATATACCTAAACGAACTAGCAAGTCCAGACTCTTTGGAATGGTTATACGAGGAGGATCTAACGCGCAACATGAGGGAGAAATTTGAAGAGTATGGGCTGAAAACATCACTAAGTGAATACTATGTTACTTTAAATGAGCCAAAAAAAGTATCCGTTAGTTTGATTCTCGATCAAAATGTCGTATACACACCCGAGCTTGAAGGTGATGAGGGTAGGGTTGCATTCCATGCCTTTTCTGCCAATGGAACGGCTACCGGTCCCTTGGTATTTGCAAACCATGGTACttttgaagactttgaaactTTGAGAGGCGAGCTAGAGGAAGCCCTAAAAGGATCGGTAGTCTTGATTAAATACTCTGACCTTATCCTTCCCTCGTTGCAAGTGGAAattgctgaaaagtttggtGTTGCTGGGGTGTTACTTTTTAACGACCCTGCTGATGATCACATTGACGGAAAACCATTTCCCAGTGGCCCCGCTAGGAATCCACAATCTACACAAAGAGATACTGTAAATAATATTGCTAATTCACCAGGCGACCCAGCAACTCCAGGATGGGCTAGTAAGAAACATTCTAGAAAATTAGGCAATCAACAAATACCTTCAGTTCCTTCCATCCCCATAAGTTTTGAAGCAGCAAAGCCCATGCTGGATACTTTGAATGGTAAGAAAATCACAAAGTTTCCATATCCGTTGAACTCCACTAAGCACACCGTAGTGCTAGAAAACATTCAAGAATACAAACCTAAGATCATCACGAATGTTGTTGGTACAATTCCAGGTATCCTTGGAACAGAAGAGATTATAGTTGGATCTCATAGAGACTCGTGGACTAAATTTGGAGAGGGCGATCCTATCAGTGGCACAAAGACCATGCTTTCGATGATCCAGGGATTCAGTAAGTTGCTGGATCTTGGATATAAGCCACTGCGGAATATAAAGTTTGTATCCTGGGATGCGTCCAAGTATGGCCTAATTGGATCTACTGAATACGCAGAAGATCATCAGAGGTACATCAGGAAAAACACATTATGTTATTTCAACCTAGATACTGCCATAAGTGGGTCAACCTTTTATGTTGGTAGCCACCCAATGTTAAAGAATTTAGTGATCGACGCTTCGAGAACAGTTTTATCCCCCAGTTCaattaaagaagaagactaTTTGTATGACTATTGGTTAAAACAGGATAACCTTACCGTGGAAACGTTGGGCTCGGGTGGTGATTTTAGTGTTTTTCAGAACCATTTGGGAGTTCCTTCAGTCCAAATTGGATTCGTCAATGGGCCCGGGGATGCGGTCTTCCATAAACATTCATCCTTTGACAATAAAGTGTGGATGGAAAAATACGGTGATCctgaaggaaaaaagcTTGATaccatttcaaaattcatTGGAATGCTAACGTTGATGTTAAGTGAAAGCGAGGTGGCACACTTTAATGTTGACACTTACAGTACCCTCACTACAGACCTTTACAATAACTTAATCAACTGCAAAACAATTAATAAGTGGAAAAATTACTACATTTTAGAGCAAGAGCACCCTGTTTGCAAAAAGGTATGGAAACAACTGAATTCGGGGCAGGTTTCAGGAATCAAGTTTGTTCATTTATTGGATTTGGTCAAGtccaatttcttgaaatggAATTCTGCATCTCTCATCTTTCACAAATATATGAAAGATCTTCAGGAAGAAATCGTTGAGGACTATCCATGGTTCAAGTATtacaaaaaaatcaaaattgCCGTTCAAATAAAACTGGCAAATTTAAAATTGGTTAGTTTAGATAACCACATGTTAATAGACGAGGGGCTACCAAAAAGGCCTTGGATGAAGCATACCATCCTAGGTTCAGATAGACTCACTGGCCAAGCCATTCTTTTTCCTGGCCTCAGTGAAGCAATAGATGAGGTCAATTATGAAGAGACCGTCAAATGGCTCATGATCTTATCCGATAAGCTGGAGTCCATCACTAGTGCTCTCTCTCGCTAA
- a CDS encoding Vitamin H transporter 1, which produces MAEEPKTRLETSSQDSDSKNFEYDTEVVVAGDDTPTTKQLDKVYRHLDYRIIPALWCLYFLTSFGSSAYGNTLTMNAETGHSLIQTLNLTTHDTSTASALYYVGYIIFDVPMNLAMTRVSPQMWLSRIVITVGLVYTCYSAATNSGGIIALRFISGTCGAGTWPGLSYYVTLWYPNDRSARRIGYYFTAAQMSAAAAGLVAAGFQKINMNGGREGWKWMYITYGCITMAVGISLIWWLPDRPTNIDKEAPDNWHSRFFTSPKPLTEQERSMHRKDLSAKYTKIDWGLKDVVRIFCDFRIWPLVMMYFGVVGAGFGLAVFGTTIIRANNPGLSSINVSLLYAPIWLFDLAGILLITPIADRFKKYRPVFFSCSCVIIIVGLMVMTYADDSWSRYGGLLICGFGLGPTVPITMAWTAEIFGRRHGDVGCAVSAALVSGLGNLGSVVCTYALYSGWPEDRARLYKYSNMMLVLIVGVSIVSSFACVLLQYFLGDYSEPKEVTLNEEDTK; this is translated from the coding sequence ATGGCTGAAGAACCAAAGACAAGGCTTGAAACAAGTTCACAAGACTCAGACTCGAAGAACTTTGAGTATGATACCGAAGTTGTCGTGGCTGGTGATGATACCCCAACAACTAAGCAGCTGGATAAGGTTTATCGTCATTTAGATTATAGAATCATTCCTGCCCTGTGGTGTCTTTACTTTTTGACTTCATTTGGGTCTTCTGCGTACGGAAACACTTTGACGATGAACGCAGAAACTGGTCATTCCCTTATCCAGACCCTGAATTTGACTACCCATGACACTTCTACAGCCTCAGCATTGTATTACGTCGGTTACATTATTTTCGATGTCCCAATGAACCTGGCAATGACCAGAGTCTCTCCTCAGATGTGGCTGAGCCGTATTGTCATTACTGTTGGTCTGGTCTACACCTGTTATAGTGCTGCTACCAACAGTGGTGGCATCATTGCTCTGAGATTCATAAGTGGTACTTGTGGAGCAGGTACATGGCCCGGTCTCTCCTACTATGTCACGTTATGGTATCCTAATGATAGAAGCGCCAGAAGAATTGGTTACTACTTCACTGCTGCCCAGATGTCCGCTGCCGCTGCTGGTTTGGTAGCTGCTggttttcaaaagatcaataTGAACGGAGGAAGAGAGGGATGGAAATGGATGTACATTACGTACGGATGCATTACAATGGCTGTTGGTATTTCCCTGATTTGGTGGCTACCTGATAGGCCCACCAACATCGACAAAGAAGCTCCAGACAACTGGCATTCCCGTTTCTTTACATCCCCCAAACCACTCACAGAGCAAGAACGAAGCATGCATAGGAAAGACCTTTCTGCAAAATACACCAAGATCGATTGGGGCTTGAAAGATGTTGTAAGAATCTTCTGCGATTTCAGAATCTGGCCCTTGGTCATGATGTATTTTGGAGTCGTCGGTGCTGGTTTTGGATTGGCCGTTTTTGGAACCACTATCATCAGAGCTAATAATCCAGGACTGTCGTCTATTAATGTATCTCTGTTGTACGCACCTATTTGGTTATTCGATCTTGCCGGTATTCTCCTCATCACTCCAATTGCTGACCGTTTTAAGAAGTATCGTCCcgttttcttctcttgcTCATGTGttattattattgttgGACTCATGGTGATGACCTATGCTGATGACAGTTGGAGCCGGTACGGTGGTCTTTTAATCTGTGGATTTGGTCTTGGACCCACAGTTCCAATTACCATGGCATGGACTGCAgagatttttggaagaagacaCGGAGACGTTGGATGTGCCGTCAGTGCTGCGCTAGTTTCTGGTCTAGGAAACTTAGGTTCTGTCGTCTGTACTTACGCCCTGTATTCTGGATGGCCCGAAGACAGGGCTAGACTGTACAAGTACAGTAACATGATGCTAGTTCTGATTGTGGGCGTAAGTATTGTTTCAAGTTTCGCATGTGTTTTGCTACAATACTTCTTAGGAGATTATTCTGAACCGAAGGAAGTGACATTGAATGAAGAGGACACGAAATAA
- a CDS encoding tRNA-dihydrouridine synthase 1 — protein MTVLSKLSGRALYEAIGKPKTIVAPMVDQSELAWRILSRRYGADLCYTPMFHAKLFATQEKYRKDMMSELDGDEKVDRPLIVQFCANDPEYLLQAARLVADKCDAVDLNLGCPQGIAKKGNYGSFLMDDWKLVHRLIKHLHENLSIPVTAKIRVYDDKEKSLEYAKMVLDAGAQFLTIHGRTREMKGQQTGLANWETLKYIRDNLPDDTVFFANGNILYSDDLGRCLEKVNADAVMSAEGNLFNPGVFWTATEDKEKQFPRLDRIVREYFEVLKTTPGYASRKALKSHLFRLLRTFLPIHTDVRAEIAAIHKGTTLDEIEEKVVRKIESIVESIFGQEDIEELDSIKDGPIEFWGGSYKEVPYWRCQPYFRPVDGISGKEVVKKLSEKKRPQAETPSEEVLKKRKQE, from the coding sequence ATGACAGTTCTCTCAAAGCTGAGTGGAAGGGCGCTTTACGAAGCTATTGGGAAGCCCAAGACGATTGTTGCTCCCATGGTTGACCAGTCTGAACTTGCCTGGAGAATTTTAAGTAGAAGATATGGAGCTGATCTCTGTTATACTCCAATGTTCCATGCAAAGCTCTTCGCCACCCAGGAAAAATACAGAAAAGACATGATGTCAGAGCTAGACGGAGATGAAAAGGTTGACCGCCCATTAATTGTTCAGTTCTGTGCCAATGATCCAGAGTATCTGCTGCAGGCAGCTAGGCTTGTCGCCGATAAATGTGATGCTGTAGACCTCAATCTGGGCTGTCCACAGGGAATCGCCAAGAAGGGAAACTACGGCTCGTTTCTAATGGACGACTGGAAACTAGTCCATAGACTCATAAAACATCTTCACGAGAATTTGTCAATTCCAGTTACTGCCAAGATTCGTGTTTATGATGATAAGGAAAAATCTCTGGAATACGCCAAAATGGTATTAGATGCAGGAGCTCAGTTTTTAACGATACATGGTAGAACAAGAGAAATGAAAGGCCAACAGACCGGCTTGGCAAACTGGGAAACGCTAAAGTACATCCGAGATAACTTGCCAGACGACACTGTCTTCTTCGCCAATGGTAATATCTTATACAGTGACGATCTGGGTAGATGTTTGGAGAAAGTGAATGCTGATGCAGTAATGTCAGCGGAAGGCAATCTGTTCAACCCTGGAGTGTTTTGGACTGCCACTGAAGATAAAGAGAAACAGTTCCCTAGGTTGGACAGGATTGTCCGTGAATATTTTGAGGTCCTGAAAACCACTCCAGGATATGCATCAAGGAAGGCCCTTAAATCGCATCTTTTCAGATTGTTAAGAACCTTTCTTCCCATCCACACAGATGTCAGAGCAGAAATTGCTGCTATTCATAAAGGGACTACACTCGATGAAATAGAGGAGAAAGTAGTCCgaaaaattgaatcaatAGTAGAGTCAATCTTCGGACAGGAAGACATCGAGGAGCTCGATTCGATAAAGGATGGACCTATAGAGTTTTGGGGAGGATCTTACAAGGAAGTGCCGTATTGGCGATGCCAACCTTATTTCCGCCCAGTTGACGGCATATCCGGAAAGGAAGTGGTAAAGAAATTGAGCGAAAAAAAGCGACCTCAAGCGGAAACTCCAAGTGAAGAAGTCCtaaaaaagagaaagcaaGAGTAG
- a CDS encoding Delta(3,5)-Delta(2,4)-dienoyl-CoA isomerase, mitochondrial — protein MTWENFEVKTEDFIAHVEINRPRVFNAFNKPTWREYREVLLHLDQSNDVKVIILSGKGANFSSGLDLRDAFKEFVDIGSHKDGRTQERLLLEHVNEFQKCIGTPAEINTPVICLIHGIAYGLAIDIASAVAIRLVTKDAKLGIKEISVGITADIGTLQRLPHIAGNSSLVNQLALTGQEFDYRVAEKLGLVSEVVASKQDGLQTCFKIAREIAQHQTWCISGTKQMLQQMLDGSNTVDQGLKNVAVYSSRNLKPEAFIKLLSNMFGKNKSKL, from the coding sequence ATGACTTGGGAGAACTTTGAGGTAAAGACTGAAGACTTTATTGCCCATGTCGAGATCAACAGACCCCGTGTTTTTAACGCTTTCAACAAGCCGACTTGGAGAGAATACAGAGAGGTATTACTCCATCTTGACCAATCAAACGATGTTAAAGTGATAATCCTTTCGGGTAAAGGAgccaatttttcatcagGATTGGACCTAAGAGACgctttcaaagagtttgtCGACATTGGTAGTCACAAGGACGGCCGGACTCAAGAAAGGTTACTCCTTGAACATGTCAACgagtttcaaaaatgcaTCGGAACCCCAGCAGAGATTAACACGCCCGTTATATGTTTGATTCACGGGATTGCCTACGGATTGGCAATTGATATTGCGTCTGCTGTGGCAATTCGCTTGGTCACCAAGGATGCAAAACTTGGCATTAAGGAGATCAGCGTCGGAATTACTGCCGACATAGGCACTCTGCAAAGACTGCCACATATTGCCGGAAACTCATCTTTGGTAAATCAGTTGGCTCTAACCGGTCAAGAATTTGACTACCGAGTTGCTGAAAAGCTAGGTTTGGTCAGTGAGGTTGTAGCCTCTAAGCAGGACGGGTTGCAAACATGTTTTAAGATTGCTAGGGAGATTGCTCAACATCAGACTTGGTGCATCTCAGGCACCAAGCAGATGCTTCAACAAATGTTAGATGGCAGCAATACCGTAGATCAGGGTTTAAAGAATGTGGCCGTTTACAGTTCTAGGAACTTGAAACCAGAGGCCTTTATCAAATTATTATCGAATATGTTTGGCAAGAACAAATCCAAACTATAA
- a CDS encoding Mitochondrial DNA replication protein — protein MSANTELKKKPVNFSNILLGAGLNMFEVTSLGQPLEVVKTTIAANRQFSILQAFKHVWSRGGVFGFYQGLIPWAWIEASTKGAVLLFVSSEVEYRARTFGAGNFTAGITGGVFGGLAQAYLTMGFCTCMKTVEITRAKQAVVPGQAPQSAFQVFLDIYRKEGIRGINKGVNAVAIRQCTNWGSRFGLSRLAEQAIKKISGKGEHDSLSVVEKIGSSMIGGGLSAWNQPIEVIRVEMQSKTNDPSRPKNLTVGKTFKYIYEQNGIKGLYRGVTPRIALGVWQTVCMVGLGDIAREFVGKLTGDIPQAKGH, from the exons ATGTCTGCCAACACagagctgaagaaaaaacctGTCAACTTCTCAAACATCTTGCTGGGTGCTGGTTTGAACATGTTCGA AGTTACCTCTTTAGGTCAGCCTCTTGAAGTTGTCAAAACAACCATCGCTGCCAACCGTCAGTTCTCCATTTTGCAGGCTTTCAAACATGTCTGGTCTCGTGGTGGTGTCTTCGGTTTCTACCAGGGTTTGATTCCATGGGCTTGGATCGAAGCATCCACCAAGGGTGCTGTACTGCTTTTCGTGTCCTCTGAAGTCGAATATCGGGCAAGAACCTTCGGTGCTGGCAACTTCACTGCCGGTATCACTGGTGGTGTTTTCGGTGGTTTGGCTCAAGCATATCTCACAATGGGATTCTGTACATGTATGAAGACCGTTGAGATCACAAGAGCTAAACAGGCAGTTGTTCCTGGTCAAGCCCCACAGTCTgctttccaagttttcttggatatCTACCGCAAGGAAGGTATTCGTGGAATCAACAAGGGTGTCAATGCTGTTGCCATTCGTCAATGTACCAACTGGGGTTCTCGTTTCGGTCTGTCTCGTCTTGCTGAGCAAGCCATTAAGAAGATTTCTGGAAAGGGTGAACACGACAGTCTTTCTGTGGTGGAAAAGATTGGCTCCTCTATGATCGGTGGAGGTCTTTCTGCATGGAACCAACCTATTGAGGTTATTCGTGTCGAAATGCAGTCCAAGACTAATGACCCATCGCGTCCAAAGAACTTGACTGTTGGTAAAACTTTTAAATACATTTATGAACAGAACGGTATTAAAGGGTTGTACCGTGGTGTCACCCCTAGAATCGCTTTGGGTGTCTGGCAAACCGTCTGTATGGTCGGTCTAGGTGACATTGCTCGTGAATTTGTTGGTAAATTGACAGGTGACATCCCTCAAGCCAAAGGTCATTAG
- a CDS encoding Leucine-rich repeat-containing protein produces MVADDENAGPRATTDPQTSGELSRSRAVTLISEEFKRSINDDNGMKLANCNLHSFPTEAIEMIKDRTTRLSLQDNVLSFLPLYFNRLSQLTCLDLHGNSFQEFPLVLCLLQKLEVLDISSNQIRTLPKNVSNLTSLKVLSLQDNALETLPSSVSKMVNLKVLELSGNPMKFPTLENIQIWQQQTNRDWLDSLRSFLSGHGEEKEDSNDSDDGLLIRSRSNSENHISTRAAKRMGFVIKKPVNSESAPLQTAKPVEQDTQNNNTTTTTTITNNTASTSALPSVPPPPPPLSINTTSSVSNAQSITTPTIPTAINPTIAARLSPKDFSGSKKSNVTPRNRSHTFGTSEGNGTIFNHEKKSSAYFKRLSTLPEGKGSSLTQSKLFEISNKIVFSLTEAHNVVQRFCDYCEDAKLSSRMEWYLNSSDEHFGGLVGYLELLQQVPSPTPTSLTDNVISSVSHCLSSFKQIVVFLRSRLDSFTDKANVLVLRQACLRLFGSCAELVNCYQILNPSFKAIPPKQPARTKPLRIDTTATAGEDLPQTDVKDLKEQDELLFEYIGNATSAAQVVFSQLNAAISKSAIASAQGEESGSVSNVVALKVKDLTSTCVSAMDVTRRLHSRLATIRQEESLVEVRKFWDDTNYFLKVIINILASTKSAMADLPMLNDVRSSMATLTKATKDVTIRLEESSFRHLIRANELPALSTTTQFNSNPPLLSSIPSTTVFSGVHDGTLSVSTPLTATLVPGKATHPTKSSGNLFEETLRMDSEKKS; encoded by the coding sequence ATGGTTGCAGATGATGAGAATGCTGGCCCAAGAGCCACTACGGATCCTCAAACAAGTGGCGAGTTGTCAAGGTCCAGAGCAGTAACCCTCATATCTGAAGAATTCAAGCGGAGTATCAACGATGATAATGGAATGAAACTGGCAAACTGCAACTTGCACTCTTTTCCTACAGAGGCTATTGAAATGATCAAGGATAGAACTACTCGGTTGTCTTTGCAGGATAATGTACTAAGCTTTCTTCCATTGTATTTCAACCGTTTGTCCCAGCTAACTTGCCTTGATCTGCATGGAAATAGCTTTCAAGAGTTTCCCTTGGTGTTGTGTCTACTGCAGAAACTGGAGGTTTTGGATATCAGCTCAAATCAAATCAGAACACTTCCCAAGAATGTTAGTAATTTGACATCCCTAAAAGTTCTCTCTTTACAGGATAATGCCCTGGAGACCCTCCCTAGTAGCGTCAGCAAGATGGTCAATTTAAAAGTGCTTGAGTTGTCAGGAAATCCTATGAAGTTTCCAACTCTAGAGAATATTCAAATATGGCAGCAACAAACGAACAGAGATTGGCTTGATAGCTTGAGGTCGTTTCTGAGTGGTcatggagaagaaaaggaagacTCTAATGATTCAGATGATGGGCTACTCATACGCAGTAGGAGCAACAGTGAAAATCATATATCAACGCGGGCTGCTAAGAGAATGGGTTTTGTCATCAAGAAACCCGTTAATAGTGAATCAGCCCCTTTGCAAACGGCAAAACCTGTTGAACAGGACACACAGAATAATAACACAACTACAACTACCACTATCACCAATAATACGGCCAGCACATCTGCTCTGCCTTCCGTTCCACCACCTCCTCCTCCCTTATCCATTAATACGACAAGCTCTGTGAGCAATGCTCAGTCTATAACTACTCCTACGATTCCCACAGCTATTAACCCAACTATTGCAGCAAGATTATCCCCCAAGGATTTTTCGGGCAGTAAAAAGTCCAATGTCACTCCAAGAAACAGATCTCACACCTTTGGCACCTCTGAAGGAAATGGAACTATTTTCAATCATGAGAAGAAGTCAAGTGCATATTTTAAGCGCCTTTCAACCCTTCCTGAGGGTAAGGGCTCTTCCCTAACTCAATCAAAGTTATTTGAAATATCTAACAAGATCGTGTTCTCCCTAACCGAAGCTCATAATGTggttcaaagattttgtGACTATTGCGAAGATGCCAAACTATCCTCAAGAATGGAATGGTATTTGAATAGTTCAGATGAACATTTTGGTGGCCTCGTAGGCTACCTTGAACTATTGCAGCAGGTCCCATCTCCAACTCCAACGAGCCTAACTGACAATGTCATCTCATCCGTTTCCCACTGTTTAAGTTCATTCAAACAAATCGTTGTATTTTTGAGATCAAGGCTGGATTCGTTTACGGACAAGGCAAACGTATTGGTCTTACGCCAGGCTTGCTTGAGGCTTTTCGGTTCTTGTGCTGAGTTAGTGAATTGTTATCAGATTCTCAATCCAAGTTTCAAAGCTATACCTCCAAAGCAGCCAGCCCGAACTAAGCCTCTCCGCATTGATACTACTGCTACAGCAGGTGAAGATTTGCCACAAACAGATGTCAAGGACCTGAAAGAGCAAGATGAACTCCTCTTTGAGTACATTGGCAACGCTACTTCAGCGGCTCAAGTTGTTTTCAGTCAACTAAATGCTGCCATCTCGAAGAGTGCAATAGCCTCTGCCCAAGGAGAGGAGTCTGGGTCTGTAAGTAATGTAGTTGCCCTCAAGGTGAAGGATCTGACGAGTACATGCGTTTCAGCCATGGATGTCACCAGGAGACTACATTCCCGATTGGCAACCATTCGTCAAGAAGAGTCCCTAGTGGAGGTGCGCAAGTTTTGGGACGATACCAATTACTTTTTAAAGGTTATTATCAATATTTTGGCCTCTACTAAGAGTGCCATGGCGGACCTTCCAATGTTAAATGATGTGAGATCTTCAATGGCTACTTTAACGAAAGCAACGAAGGACGTTACTATCCGGCTAGAAGAAAGTTCGTTTAGACATTTGATCCGAGCAAATGAGTTACCTGCCTTGTCCACCACTACGCAGTTTAACAGTAACCCTCCGCTGTTATCATCAATTCCGTCTACAACTGTGTTTTCTGGAGTGCATGATGGTACACTTTCCGTTAGCACGCCATTGACAGCGACTTTAGTTCCAGGAAAGGCAACACATCCCACAAAATCATCAGGTAATCTATTTGAGGAAACATTGAGAATGGATAGtgagaagaaaagttga
- a CDS encoding Phytanoyl-CoA dioxygenase domain-containing protein, whose translation MLSSEELNKFNDEGCVVIENFLSKEQVSELVQEADRLLAKIDIKTHPLTKFSTAEDDDNHVGDKYFLESSDRIHYFFEVEAFDEDGKLTKPVEKAINKIGHGLHFLNEKYAAITINERISSIARQLKFHDPRVLQSMLILKQPEIGGKVPSHQDGEFLFTEPQSCIGFWFALEDCTVDNGCLSFIPGSHKVFPVEKRFVKDLKKGSGTKFVDPKTLEDWSLDTSSESYIQKNDESQFVKVEIPAGSLVLIHNSVVHKSEKNTSGKSRYAYTFHCIEGTAEYDELNWLQIPPNNPSGTSQITKLCT comes from the coding sequence ATGCTGAGTTCTGAGGAGCTCAATAAATTTAACGATGAAGGCTGCGTtgtcattgaaaatttctTGAGTAAAGAGCAAGTGTCAGAACTAGTCCAAGAGGCAGATCGGCTACTTGCAAAGATAGATATTAAAACTCATCCTCTTACAAAGTTCAGCACCGCAGAGGATGACGATAATCATGTGGGAGATAAGTATTTTTTGGAGTCGAGCGACAGAATTCATTACTTTTTTGAAGTGGAGGcgtttgatgaagatggaaaATTAACCAAGCCTGTGGAGAAGGCAATTAACAAGATTGGTCATGGTTTAcattttttgaatgaaaaatatgCTGCGATCACCATTAATGAACGTATAAGTTCAATTGCTAGACAATTGAAGTTCCACGATCCAAGAGTGTTGCAGAGCATGCTGATTCTTAAACAGCCTGAAATTGGGGGGAAAGTGCCATCCCACCAAGATGGTGAGTTTTTATTTACGGAGCCCCAGTCTTGCATAGGGTTTTGGTTTGCCCTAGAGGACTGTACAGTAGATAATGGCTGCCTTAGTTTTATTCCTGGGTCCCATAAAGTATTTCCTGTCGAAAAGAGATTTGTGAAAGACTTGAAGAAGGGTTCAGGAACAAAATTTGTGGACCCAAAAACTCTTGAAGATTGGAGTCTGGACACGAGTTCTGAAAGCTATATCCAGAAAAATGATGAGTCTCAGTTTGTGAAAGTCGAAATACCTGCTGGATCTCTGGTATTGATTCACAATTCGGTGGTTCATAAATCGGAGAAAAACACAAGTGGAAAATCCAGATATGCTTATACTTTTCATTGTATTGAGGGGACTGCCGAATACGACGAATTGAACTGGTTACAAATTCCTCCAAACAATCCGTCAGGAACATCGCAGATCACCAAACTGTGCACTTAA